The Paraburkholderia agricolaris genome includes the window CAGACGAGTGGCCAGTTGTGCTTCGTTTAGTTTGTCACCCGGAGCGAGTTCGCCGCGCAGAATCAGGCGTTCGAGTTCGTCCTGCACAAGCGTTGTAAGCGAGTGCTTTTTGAGCAACTGGATTGTACCGATCGATGGCGCGTCAATCATGGCAGACCGAGCAGAAGTAATGTCTAACATTAGCAGACTAAATCGTCAACTGTCAACAAAATTATGGTTTGCTACAGCGAGTGAAGAGCGCCGCGAGAACGTCTGGAGGTTCGAAAATTACGTGAGACAACAGCCCCGGTTCGATAACGATTCGTCTGAGTCAATGAGTGTTACGGAGCAGATATCGGTACTGCCACAGAAAGGCCTCGCGCCATCAAGGTGAGCTGGCTGCGCGTCACATGTTCTTTCTGGTCAATCTGATCGCACTTGCGTAGCTGCGAACTGACACAGTCGAGAAATCTCGTCATCCACGAAGACAGCTTTGTATTTCGGAAGTAGATGGCATAGACGGGCTGATAGCAATCCGCAGTGCTGTCGGCCAGTATCTCGACCAACTCATTGCGCGCACGGAACGCATTCGTCATGTAGTCGGCCAGACAGACGATTCCTGCGCCTGCCACAGCGAGCGCAAGCAAAGTCTCATCGTTCGACGCTCGCAAGACTGGCTTGATGAGAAAAGAATCCCCTCTGGAATGACAAAGCGGCCAATGATTCAATGTCTCCGTCTGAGAGAAACCGAGTTGCGCATGCATGCTTAAATCGGCGACACGCTCGGGTTCGCCGTGTTCAGTCAGATATGACGGACTCGCGAGAATGCGCAAACGGCTACTGCCCAGGCGCCGCGCATGCACTGATGAGTCGCGCAGTTCACCGACCTGGATTGCAACATCGGTGCGCTCCTCCATCAGATCGACGATTTCGTTACAGGTGCTCAGCTCGATTTCGATACCTGGATAGGCGGCGTGAAAGTCTGTGATCAGCGGAACAATCAAATGCTGCATGAACGGCCCCGCCGCACTGACCCGCAGTAAGCCGGCGGGCACCTCCCGACGTAGCGCGATCTGAGCCTCCACAAATTCGACGGATTCAATGATGCTACGAGCCTGCTCGAGAAAGATCGCGCCCTCTTCGGTTAGCTCCAGCCTGCGCGTGGTGCGTCGGATCAGGGTCGCGTCAAGCTTATTTTCGAGGCGCCGCAATATCCGGCTTATCACCGGCGTGCTCAGAAGGAGCCGTTCAGCGGCTTTTGTCATCGAGCCAGTATCTGCAATCGTAGCGAATGCAAGCAACTCTGCGAGGGTACTTTTCATGTCTTCCCGTCTCTGCGAATCCCCTGTGAAAATACGAACGCGGCACCGGCGGCAGGTGCGAGTCGACGGCTTCTTGCGTGGGTATTCCAACCCCAAGCTTGCTCGTGAGCGTCAAAACCCGGGCTTAACCACCTGTTCTTTCGACTCGCACTGGAGCTCGCGGTAAAAGATATCGGCCGTCTTTTACACTCGCCGGACTACTGGTCAGGTACAGCCGAGGAATCCACGTAGTACCCCCAACGCGGGCGCACCTCATCAACGCCAGGATCATCGATCCGTTCGCGCGGTATTTCCTGGATGAGCTTGCCATCGCAACGAACCTCCCGGCGCTGCGTCCTTTCGTTGTCGTTACACTCAAACATTCATACCCTCCACGGTTTTAAGAGTCGCGTCTGCACTGAGTTCAGCCCATTCAGCACCGCCTCCGGAGTAAGAACAGCGGGAGTTCTTGAGGATGATAAGTACGCGACGACAGCCGCAAACGCGACTATCATCTTGTTGAAATAATGCATTCCCGGCCGTCGAATGGACGGGCGAGTCCCGGTGTTAAACTTCGTATGTCTAACTATATTCTGGTGCCGTTTCGACCGTCCTACGGCGAAAAATGGAACGCGTTGCGAATGCGATAGCCCGGGTCAGGCGTTGCGGACATAGTCACGTCGACCCGCGTCACCAGCCTTGACCTCGCACTCGCGACCGGTTATTACACTCGCTTGCCAGCTCAGTTCAACAACTGATCTGCCGGTACGTAGGTATAGCCAAGATCTTTCGCGACCGCTTCGTACGTGACGTGACCTTCGCAGACATTCAGGCCTGCCTTAAGATGCGCGTTTTCACTCAACGCACGTCTCCAGCCCTTTTCTGCCAGTGCGACCGCGTGCCGGATCGTCGCGTTATTCAGCGCGAAAGCCGAGGTTCTCGCTACGGCCCCCGGCATGTTAGCCACGCAATAGTGGACGACATCGTCAACCACGTAGGTTGGCTCCGCGTGGGTGGTCGCATGCGACGTCTCGAAGCAACCGCCCTGATCGATCGCAACGTCGACGACGACCGTCCCTGCTTTCATCGCCTTGATCATGCTGCGTGTGACCAGCTTGGGTGCTGCCGCACCCGGAATGAGTACGCCGCCAATCACCAGATCCGCGTCCAGAACCGATTCCTCAATGCTCTGACTATTCGAGTAGAGTGTGGAAATACGATTTCCGAAGACCAGGTCGAGCTGACGCAAGCGGTCAACATTCGTGTCGAGAATCGTCACCTTGGCGCCCAGGCCCACGGCCATCTGCAAAGCATTGGTGCCCACGACACCTGCACCGATAATCGCCACGTGAGCCGGCGCCACGCCTGGAACACCGCCAAGCAATACGCCAATACCGCCCTTTGACTTTTCCAGATGCGCCGCGCCTGCCTGGATCGACATACGGCCGGCCACCTCGCTCATGGGCGCCAGCAAAGGCAGGCCGCCCCCCGGACCGGTGATGGTTTCATACGCGATGCAAACGGCGCCCGACTTCACCAATGCCGCGGTCTGCTCGGGATCCGGGGCGAGGTGCAGGTACGTATAGAGAATCTGCCCGGGACGCAGCATCGCGCACTCAACGGGTTGAGGCTCCTTGACCTTGACGATCATGTCCGCTTTCGCAAAGATCTCTGCCGCGCTGTCGGACAGGGTCGCGCCAGCAGCGACGTAGGTGTCGTCGGAAAGACCGATTGCGGCACCTGCTGCTGTCTGCACCACCACCTGATGACCACGCCCGGTCAACTCACGCACACTTGCCGGCGTGAGGCCTACACGATACTCGTGATTCTTGATTTCCTTCGGTACGCCAATCAACATTTGCCACCTCCATATATTCTGTTTTTTTCCGCCCGCACACGATAGCGGAGTGGGTTGGCATGCACGTTGCACACAGAGACAGTGGGCCACGTATCCGCCAACCCCAACACACTACGTCAAAACACCGCCCGCCGCTGTGCAAGGATCCATTCATGGCGCGGCGTAGCGCACCTGCAAGTTTTCTTTTTTGTCGCTTCGCGCTGATTTCCCGGGTTACTGCTTGGCCTCACTCTTCGAAGAATAGCGCTGAGCCCATTGTGCAAGGATCTTGGCGCGGTTGTTTGCCGCCCACGTAAAGTCGTTCTTGACCAGCAGACTTGCGTAATTGGTCGGGACATTCGGCAGAGGCTTGGCCGTTCCCGGCACCGCCGTGATCGCATAGCTTCTCGCATACAGCGAGTTCGCTTCCCGGCTTGACGCAAAGTCGGCAAGCTTTTTCGCGGCATCCAGCTTCGTCGTGTTCTTCATGATCGCGAACGCCTCCAGATCCCAGCCCAGCCCTTCCTTCGGAAACACAAGATCGATTGGCGCGCCCTGCGCCTTGAGGGTTGCCGCGCGGTATTCGAACGAGATCCCGATCGGGTACTCGCCTGATGCAGCCATCGTGCACGGTGCGGAGCCCGAATGGTTGTACTGCGCGATGTTCTTGTCGAGCGCATCCATGTATTGCCAGCCGCCCTGCTCGCCGAACAGTTGCAACCACGCGGTCACATCGAAATATCCCGTCCCCGATGAGGCAGGGTCCGCCATCACGATCTTGCCTTTGTAGATCGGCTTCGTCAGGTCCTGCCAGCTCTGCGGTTTCGGCAAATGCTGCTCTGCGGCAGCCGCAGTGTTGAAGCAGATCGTCGCGCCCCATACGTCCATGCCAAACCAGTTCGGCGGCGATTTAGGATCGCGGTACGCAGCGCTCATGGCAGGCAGATTCTTCGGCGCATACGGCAACAACATGCCGTCGCTTTCGAACTTCGCGATGCTGGTCGCGGCGAGGCCCCAGATCACATCGGCCTGCGGGTTGTTCTTCTCGGCGAGAATCTTGGCCGTAATCACGCCAGTCGAATCACGCACCCATTTGATCTCGATGTTCGGGTTGGCTTGCTCGAACGCATCCGCGTACGGCTTGAGTTGCTCGTCCTCAAGCGCTGTATAGACCAGCAGGGTGGTCTTGGCCACCGCCGTAGCCGTGCTGCCGACCAGCAGCGCGATCGCGGCAGTCGTCATTAGCGCGATCGTACGGACACCGTGCAAAGGGGACGCGCTGCGCTGAGGGGTGACTTTTTGCTTGAACATTTCTTACTCCCGGTATGAGGATTTTTCACAAAGGCCTCACCGCCGCCGGCGTATCAATGCGCTGACGGGATGAGGTTGCCGCTGACAACAGTGGCCTGTCCGCCTTTCAAACCAGAACGCTAACGAAAATGCCACCAACACCCGGGTGAGTCGCGTGGGCGACGCAACCGTCTTCGTGCTCTTACGCGACGATCTTGTGGTGTGAAATCTGCTTCACGCCCATTTCCGCGAGTGTTTCCTCGATCGCCCTTACTGCGCTGCGCATGACATCGCGATCGATGTCACCAATACATCCGACGCGAAACGTATCGACTTCCGTCAACTTTCCAGGGTAAAGAATGAAACCCTTGGCCTTGACCTTTTCGTAGAACGTGCGGAATTCGTAAGCCGGATCTTCCGGCGCGTGAAACGTCACGATAATCGGCGCCTGCACGTCGCGAGGCAGGAACGTGCGAAAGCCCAGGTCCTGCATCCCGCTGACCAGGGCGTCGCAATTGGCCTGGTACCGTTTGCCGCGTGCCGGCTGACCGCCCTCGGCCTTGAAGAGATCCACCGCTGCGCGCAATGCGGCAACAACGGACGTCGGCGGCGTGAAGCGCCATTGCGACGTTTTTTCCATGTAAGCCCACTGATCGTAAAGATCCATGGACAGCGAAGCTGAATTGCCCTGGCACTTTTCCAGCGCCTCGCGCCGGATAATCACGAAGCCCATTCCCGGGACGCCTTCCAGGCATTTCCCCGAAGCAGCAACGAGCGCATCGAACGGTGTCGTGCGAACGTCGATCCCGATCGCCCCGAACGAGCTCATTGCGTCGACGATGAGTCCCTTGCCAAGCCGCGCACAGGTTTGCGCAATGTCCTGCAAAGGGTTGAGGGTGCCCGTACCGGTCTCGCAATGCACCTGCGCAACGTGGGTGATCGCCGGATCGCGCAGGAGTGCTTCCTCGATCATGGCGCCGGTCGGCAATTTGCCTTCTTCAATCGGCAGTTCGACAACGGGCCTGCCCATGTACTCGCAAATCCGCACAACGCGCTTGCAGTACGCACCGTTTTGCGGCACGAGCACCTTGCCGTCGCGCGGAACCAGCGTGCCGATTGCCGCCTCCACCGAGAAGGTGCCGCTTCCCTGCAGCGGTACGCAAACATGCGTGTCGCGCCCGTGCACGATGTCCACCAGATCGGCGCGCAGGCTGCGGGTGATTGAATTGAAGTCGGTATCCCACGATCCCCAATCGCGTAGCATGGCGCTTTTGGTGATCAATGAGGTTGTCAGCGGGCCCGGGGTAAGAAGAACTGGATCCAGTTCAGCATTCACGTTTGTCTCCGTACTATTAGTAGATCTGATAGATGTCATGCCTTGTCGGACTTGCCCGCCGCTTGCGCGAGGCGGCTGAGCGCTACATCGAAGCACCAGGGTTTGGCGCCGGCGTCCTCCGCGCTTTCCTTGCGGCGAATCGCGTCGCGTACGACAAGTGAACCAACGTAGCGAATCGGTTCCGGCGGAAACACGCCGCGCGGGCCACGAACGAGCGGTGAACGCGTCCATGCATTGTCGAGACCGAGTACGAGCGACGACAGGATCTCGCCGCCCATATAGCTCGGTCCGACGCCGTTTCCCGAATAGCCGAAACCGTAGAACACGTCATGCCGTTCGTCGAGCCGGCCGAAGAACGGCAATCCGGTGGCCGACCGATCTGACGGCCCGTTCCAGCTTGCGGCGATCGGCACCGACGCGAGCTCAGGAAAAAACCCGCTTAGATCGCGCGCAAGCGCTGCCCGATACGGCGAGGGTTGATCGAACACCGGCAGCACGCGACCGCCATACGCAAACGTATTGCCGCCCTTGCCGAGCATCAGCCTGCCATCGGGCGTAGTGCGGTAGTAGTAGACAAAGGTCCGTGAATCGAGCACCGACAGACCGTTCGTGAATCCCAGGCGCTCCAGAACTTCCGGTGCGCGTTCGGTGATGATCATGTCGCTCGATACGAGCGCAATGCTGCGCTCGAACTGCGGGAAGGTTTGCGCCATCCACGCGTTGATCGCCAGCACGACGCGCTTTGCGCGCACCTCTCCGTACGTCGTGCGAACCAGCGGACCCGGCACATAACTCAGCGATTCGAAGGCGGTCTTCTCATACAGACGAACCCCCATCTCCAAGGCGACGCGTCGCAGTCCGCGCACGAGCAAGGCGGGCTGCACCGTCGCGGCGACAGGCGAGAAGTCACCCGCGAGGTGCCGCTTCGACCCTGCACGCCGGCGGACTTCTTCGACGTCGAGACTGACGAATGAACCCATGCCGCGCTCATCTAGCGCGGCTTTAACGGCTTCAGCGCTGCCAATCTGGGCCGCACTCGTCGCGGTATATAACGTGCCGTCGACGCGAATCTGCGCATCGATTCGATGCTCGCGGCAGAAGGCTGTGATCTTATCGACCGTCTGGCGCGAAGCCTCTACGAGCCGTAGTGCCTCGCTTTCGCCGAATAGTCGACGCAGTGTGAGAAAGCGGGTTTCCCAAGTCAGCAAGCAGCCGCCATTACGGCCACTCGCACCCGCACCGCAGATATCCGCTTCGATCAGCACGACATCCAGATGGGGATTGGCGCGCTTTAATTGCAGCGCTGTCCAAAGACCGGTAAATCCGCCGCCGACGATACAAACATCGGCGTTCACCGCGCCCTGCAAAGCCGGCGCGTCAGACGCTTCGCCGCGCAATGCCTGTTCAAGCCAGAAAGGTCTCATCGCTATTTCCTGTTTGCTCTGCCGGGGTGCGTTATCGGCTACGCGACGTATAGCGCCAGCGCTGCGTGCGCGCCAACAGGAAGCGATTCACTAACGCATACAGCACACACACAAGAGCTGAGGTCACCACGATCAGCGTTGCC containing:
- a CDS encoding LysR family transcriptional regulator; protein product: MKSTLAELLAFATIADTGSMTKAAERLLLSTPVISRILRRLENKLDATLIRRTTRRLELTEEGAIFLEQARSIIESVEFVEAQIALRREVPAGLLRVSAAGPFMQHLIVPLITDFHAAYPGIEIELSTCNEIVDLMEERTDVAIQVGELRDSSVHARRLGSSRLRILASPSYLTEHGEPERVADLSMHAQLGFSQTETLNHWPLCHSRGDSFLIKPVLRASNDETLLALAVAGAGIVCLADYMTNAFRARNELVEILADSTADCYQPVYAIYFRNTKLSSWMTRFLDCVSSQLRKCDQIDQKEHVTRSQLTLMARGLSVAVPISAP
- a CDS encoding putative 2-aminoethylphosphonate ABC transporter substrate-binding protein → MTTAAIALLVGSTATAVAKTTLLVYTALEDEQLKPYADAFEQANPNIEIKWVRDSTGVITAKILAEKNNPQADVIWGLAATSIAKFESDGMLLPYAPKNLPAMSAAYRDPKSPPNWFGMDVWGATICFNTAAAAEQHLPKPQSWQDLTKPIYKGKIVMADPASSGTGYFDVTAWLQLFGEQGGWQYMDALDKNIAQYNHSGSAPCTMAASGEYPIGISFEYRAATLKAQGAPIDLVFPKEGLGWDLEAFAIMKNTTKLDAAKKLADFASSREANSLYARSYAITAVPGTAKPLPNVPTNYASLLVKNDFTWAANNRAKILAQWAQRYSSKSEAKQ
- a CDS encoding FAD-dependent oxidoreductase — protein: MRPFWLEQALRGEASDAPALQGAVNADVCIVGGGFTGLWTALQLKRANPHLDVVLIEADICGAGASGRNGGCLLTWETRFLTLRRLFGESEALRLVEASRQTVDKITAFCREHRIDAQIRVDGTLYTATSAAQIGSAEAVKAALDERGMGSFVSLDVEEVRRRAGSKRHLAGDFSPVAATVQPALLVRGLRRVALEMGVRLYEKTAFESLSYVPGPLVRTTYGEVRAKRVVLAINAWMAQTFPQFERSIALVSSDMIITERAPEVLERLGFTNGLSVLDSRTFVYYYRTTPDGRLMLGKGGNTFAYGGRVLPVFDQPSPYRAALARDLSGFFPELASVPIAASWNGPSDRSATGLPFFGRLDERHDVFYGFGYSGNGVGPSYMGGEILSSLVLGLDNAWTRSPLVRGPRGVFPPEPIRYVGSLVVRDAIRRKESAEDAGAKPWCFDVALSRLAQAAGKSDKA
- the ald gene encoding alanine dehydrogenase; translation: MLIGVPKEIKNHEYRVGLTPASVRELTGRGHQVVVQTAAGAAIGLSDDTYVAAGATLSDSAAEIFAKADMIVKVKEPQPVECAMLRPGQILYTYLHLAPDPEQTAALVKSGAVCIAYETITGPGGGLPLLAPMSEVAGRMSIQAGAAHLEKSKGGIGVLLGGVPGVAPAHVAIIGAGVVGTNALQMAVGLGAKVTILDTNVDRLRQLDLVFGNRISTLYSNSQSIEESVLDADLVIGGVLIPGAAAPKLVTRSMIKAMKAGTVVVDVAIDQGGCFETSHATTHAEPTYVVDDVVHYCVANMPGAVARTSAFALNNATIRHAVALAEKGWRRALSENAHLKAGLNVCEGHVTYEAVAKDLGYTYVPADQLLN
- a CDS encoding 2-aminoethylphosphonate--pyruvate transaminase; protein product: MNAELDPVLLTPGPLTTSLITKSAMLRDWGSWDTDFNSITRSLRADLVDIVHGRDTHVCVPLQGSGTFSVEAAIGTLVPRDGKVLVPQNGAYCKRVVRICEYMGRPVVELPIEEGKLPTGAMIEEALLRDPAITHVAQVHCETGTGTLNPLQDIAQTCARLGKGLIVDAMSSFGAIGIDVRTTPFDALVAASGKCLEGVPGMGFVIIRREALEKCQGNSASLSMDLYDQWAYMEKTSQWRFTPPTSVVAALRAAVDLFKAEGGQPARGKRYQANCDALVSGMQDLGFRTFLPRDVQAPIIVTFHAPEDPAYEFRTFYEKVKAKGFILYPGKLTEVDTFRVGCIGDIDRDVMRSAVRAIEETLAEMGVKQISHHKIVA